The following proteins come from a genomic window of Paenibacillus spongiae:
- a CDS encoding AAA family ATPase: MIIWINGAFGSGKTQTSYELHRRIPGSIVFDPENAGYYIRKNIPKAIAEDDFQNYTMWREINHSMLTYLNREYEGTIIVPMTVVSPHIFEELIGKLRNDGVTVHHYTLWASKEILQQRLRSRGEGKRSWASQQIDRCMEGLSGDVFKEHIPTDRLTTIETAEKIAGMLGIELQPDQRGPIKKALDRLTTQARHIRFFN, from the coding sequence GTGATTATTTGGATTAATGGGGCATTCGGATCGGGCAAGACGCAAACGTCCTACGAGCTGCATCGGCGCATCCCGGGATCGATCGTATTCGATCCTGAGAATGCTGGCTACTATATCCGAAAGAACATACCGAAAGCAATCGCAGAAGACGACTTTCAGAACTATACGATGTGGCGTGAGATCAATCATTCGATGCTGACCTATTTGAATCGCGAATATGAAGGAACGATCATCGTACCGATGACGGTTGTCAGCCCGCACATCTTCGAAGAGCTCATTGGCAAGCTTAGGAATGACGGCGTGACCGTTCATCATTATACATTGTGGGCTTCCAAGGAGATTCTACAGCAAAGGCTGCGGAGCAGGGGAGAAGGCAAACGCTCATGGGCATCGCAGCAGATCGACCGTTGTATGGAAGGGTTATCCGGAGATGTCTTCAAGGAGCATATACCCACCGACCGCTTGACGACGATCGAAACGGCAGAGAAGATTGCCGGAATGCTCGGGATAGAATTACAGCCGGATCAGAGAGGACCTATCAAGAAGGCGCTGGACCGGTTGACTACGCAAGCTCGGCACATCCGATTTTTCAACTAA
- a CDS encoding ABC transporter ATP-binding protein yields MKILPNEISTLLQKEQVSEKDIVFWMVCDRTPDGGFVDTYLILCRDKLLIVRSGMKPHTEKVYKGYAMSQKMKKRLEPVQSGEWTLESVPLEQIESVSIVNLVASGIIVIKETEERIAAAFTNGHMGRAAKLVSLFSKLKKNEELNNEDLDDEQEHTSCPKCGMIYPEEGRQICPKCMKKHAIFARLLSFAGKYKGSMFLIVLFMLLNAATGLVIPYLQGTVLFDQALGGKGDFAGQIGLVILLIIAFRTISLVFGVWFGVINARLAANVAFDLKSSVFSAMQRLSLNFFQRKQTGQLMTRVNNDATELQFFFVDGMSYFIVNAMNIIGITAILLYMDWKLTLLCFIPLPLVFIIVNKVFPRLWRLSWRRHRKVSAMNSIISDTIRGTRVVKAFGKEQKEMERFHRSNMSYSDAEQTFNKLGSTIFPVLNFLTQTGGILIWAFGGWMVMQGEFTFGKVLTFVNYMYLLYGPIQFMNNIVNWWSYCMSAAQRIFEIQDTVPEIAEKPDAIELKTIKGDIKVSNIVFGYEPNKPIMKNVTMHAKPGQMIGVVGHSGAGKSTLVNLISRLYDVSEGEIRIDDINIKDMTTASLRKNIGIVSQDVYVFSGSIAENIAYADPECTVDDIINAAKIANAHDFIEKLPDGYDTIVGTGGHNLSGGEKQRLSIARAILHNPRILILDEATASLDTETELQIQEALDSLIKGRTTIAIAHRLSTLRNADYLVVMEHGKVVEDGTHDQLMEKEGIYHGLVKKHDEALKMNEVVIA; encoded by the coding sequence ATGAAGATACTTCCAAATGAAATTTCCACCCTATTGCAGAAAGAACAGGTATCCGAGAAGGACATTGTGTTCTGGATGGTCTGCGACCGGACTCCGGACGGCGGATTTGTCGATACCTACCTGATCCTGTGCCGCGACAAGCTGCTCATAGTCCGCAGCGGCATGAAGCCTCACACGGAAAAGGTGTACAAAGGGTATGCGATGTCGCAGAAGATGAAGAAGCGATTGGAGCCTGTCCAGTCAGGGGAATGGACGCTCGAGTCCGTCCCGCTTGAACAGATTGAATCCGTTTCCATTGTTAATCTCGTCGCTTCGGGGATTATCGTCATCAAGGAGACGGAGGAACGAATTGCAGCTGCTTTCACCAACGGACATATGGGAAGGGCAGCCAAGCTGGTATCGCTTTTCTCGAAGCTGAAGAAGAATGAAGAATTGAACAACGAGGATCTGGACGATGAGCAGGAGCATACTTCCTGTCCGAAGTGCGGGATGATCTATCCCGAGGAAGGCAGGCAGATTTGCCCGAAGTGTATGAAGAAGCATGCTATATTCGCTAGGCTTCTGTCCTTCGCCGGCAAGTACAAAGGCTCCATGTTTCTTATCGTCCTTTTCATGCTGCTTAATGCCGCAACCGGTCTTGTCATTCCTTATTTGCAAGGCACTGTACTGTTCGACCAGGCGCTGGGAGGCAAAGGAGACTTCGCCGGGCAGATTGGCCTCGTCATTCTGCTCATCATCGCATTCCGGACGATATCCCTCGTATTCGGGGTCTGGTTCGGCGTCATCAACGCCCGGTTGGCGGCGAACGTCGCTTTCGATCTGAAGTCAAGCGTCTTCTCGGCGATGCAGCGGCTGTCGCTCAACTTCTTCCAGCGAAAGCAAACCGGGCAGCTGATGACCAGGGTTAATAACGATGCCACGGAGCTGCAGTTCTTCTTCGTGGACGGCATGTCTTATTTCATCGTCAACGCGATGAACATTATCGGGATTACCGCCATTTTGCTGTACATGGACTGGAAGCTGACACTGCTGTGCTTTATCCCGCTTCCGCTTGTTTTTATCATCGTGAACAAAGTGTTCCCGAGGCTGTGGCGCTTGTCCTGGAGACGGCACCGCAAAGTCAGTGCGATGAACTCCATCATTAGCGACACCATACGCGGCACGCGGGTTGTGAAGGCGTTCGGGAAGGAACAGAAGGAGATGGAACGGTTTCACCGGTCCAATATGTCTTACTCCGATGCGGAGCAGACGTTCAACAAGCTTGGCAGCACCATCTTCCCGGTACTCAACTTCCTGACGCAGACGGGCGGCATTCTGATCTGGGCGTTCGGCGGCTGGATGGTGATGCAGGGCGAATTCACATTCGGTAAAGTGCTGACGTTCGTTAACTACATGTATCTCTTGTATGGACCCATTCAATTCATGAACAACATTGTGAACTGGTGGTCGTACTGCATGTCGGCGGCTCAGCGGATTTTTGAAATTCAAGATACGGTGCCGGAAATCGCCGAGAAGCCCGATGCAATCGAGCTTAAGACGATCAAGGGCGATATTAAAGTTTCGAATATCGTGTTCGGGTACGAACCGAATAAGCCGATTATGAAGAATGTCACGATGCACGCCAAGCCAGGTCAGATGATCGGGGTCGTCGGACATTCGGGGGCCGGGAAATCCACGCTTGTGAACTTGATCTCCCGCCTGTATGACGTCTCGGAAGGCGAAATCCGGATTGACGACATCAACATCAAGGATATGACGACCGCGTCGCTTCGCAAGAATATCGGGATCGTATCCCAGGACGTCTATGTATTCTCGGGAAGCATCGCAGAGAATATCGCTTATGCGGATCCGGAATGCACGGTAGACGACATCATTAACGCAGCCAAGATAGCCAATGCCCATGATTTCATCGAGAAGCTCCCGGACGGCTATGACACGATCGTCGGAACGGGCGGGCATAATCTGTCGGGCGGCGAGAAGCAGCGGTTATCCATCGCGCGGGCTATTCTCCATAATCCGAGAATATTGATTCTGGACGAAGCGACCGCATCGCTCGATACGGAGACGGAGCTGCAGATTCAAGAGGCGCTTGATTCACTCATCAAGGGCAGAACGACAATCGCAATCGCACACCGGTTATCGACGCTCCGTAATGCCGATTACTTGGTCGTCATGGAGCATGGCAAGGTTGTGGAGGACGGTACGCACGACCAGCTGATGGAAAAGGAAGGCATCTACCACGGCTTAGTGAAGAAGCACGATGAGGCGCTCAAAATGAACGAGGTGGTTATAGCATGA
- a CDS encoding DUF1854 domain-containing protein gives MMQSVANPIVNEEVKPESDLAEAAKIRYLSPDNTVFKKTPGNMLSVKVGEEEHPIVYVHCSFPHTNKRIYISVRTIENKEVGMIRSLDDFPKDVADLLEEQVHIRYFAPEITNVVTIKQEFGYSYWEAETTAGLCRFTVRDGGGNAKLVSDKRLLITDVDGNRFIIADLERLSDREYRMVEMCM, from the coding sequence ATGATGCAATCGGTTGCCAATCCGATCGTGAATGAGGAAGTGAAGCCGGAGTCGGATCTGGCCGAAGCGGCCAAGATTCGATATCTGTCGCCAGACAATACGGTGTTCAAGAAGACGCCGGGTAATATGCTATCCGTAAAAGTAGGCGAGGAGGAGCACCCGATCGTCTACGTGCACTGCTCCTTTCCTCATACGAATAAGCGAATTTATATCTCCGTCCGAACGATAGAGAATAAAGAAGTCGGGATGATTCGCTCGCTTGACGATTTTCCTAAGGATGTCGCGGATCTGCTGGAGGAGCAAGTCCATATCCGCTACTTCGCGCCGGAAATAACGAATGTGGTTACAATAAAGCAGGAGTTCGGCTATTCGTACTGGGAAGCGGAGACGACCGCAGGATTGTGCCGATTTACGGTACGGGACGGCGGAGGCAACGCGAAGCTGGTATCGGATAAGCGTCTTCTGATTACGGATGTGGACGGGAACCGCTTTATTATTGCCGATCTGGAACGTCTGAGCGACAGGGAATACCGGATGGTTGAGATGTGCATGTAG
- a CDS encoding ABC transporter ATP-binding protein, whose product MNLNFTLSEQDLRAAQRAVGEDIRYGVPADLSLTGNRTPGYFVIGQDKWAYVEHGEVLESGLIGAMHDYKIVPLIGNAVLEAAEGTNKRIVVRITMQHAARYGYIAQILNDMSAQRRIQIFNNEEEPVCTKCGGSLVHGTRVCPRCMNKAAAFKRLFAVSKSHWKAMSLGLGVLIASSAVALIGPYLQKILINSSLQPPEGQDASKPIFFFALGAMLIALLLGELFGIVRGRIMASVSSGIAADLRKVVYDKLQNLSLGFLTSQRSGDIMNRITSDTDRIRHLIQEVCTTAIFQLIMLVSASILLFNADWKLALVVLLPAPIVAYMHRYIWKYVLWKLFHKQWRVYDKANSFLHDVLSGIRVVKAFGKEDGEILKFRKYNSEFRDAAIKSEKLFSILSPITNYLIQLGQYLVLLIGCNMILDNKMNLGELIQFSSYAGMIFGPIAWMMFMPRWVANAVISIDRVFSVIDEQPEVLDKELSKKHTIQGTIAFDDVVFGYKSYEPVLKHITFDVKQGEMIGLVGHSGSGKSTLINLLSRFYDVTDGSIRIDGIDIRDIKQEDMRSQISVVLQETFLFSGTIMENIRYSKPDATQEEVIQAAKIANAHDFIINFPDGYDTKLEENGNNLSGGERQRLAIARAVMNNPRILILDEATASLDIDTEMAIQEALKRVTRNRTTIAIAHRLATLRNADRLLVLEKGELAEIGTHTDLMEKQGIYYNLIMAQRDMSKKTEQKIEHAVQ is encoded by the coding sequence ATGAATCTCAATTTTACGCTGTCAGAGCAAGATTTGCGGGCAGCCCAGCGAGCTGTTGGCGAGGATATCCGATATGGGGTTCCTGCCGACCTGTCGTTAACGGGGAACAGAACGCCCGGTTATTTTGTCATCGGGCAAGATAAGTGGGCTTACGTGGAGCATGGCGAGGTTCTGGAAAGCGGACTGATTGGCGCCATGCATGATTACAAGATCGTCCCTCTGATCGGCAACGCCGTACTGGAAGCCGCGGAAGGTACGAACAAACGAATCGTGGTCAGGATTACGATGCAGCATGCGGCCAGATATGGCTATATCGCACAGATTCTGAACGACATGTCCGCTCAGAGAAGGATCCAGATCTTCAATAATGAGGAAGAGCCGGTCTGTACCAAATGCGGCGGATCGCTCGTTCACGGCACCAGAGTCTGCCCAAGGTGCATGAACAAAGCGGCGGCCTTCAAGCGGCTGTTCGCCGTCTCCAAGTCGCATTGGAAAGCGATGAGCTTAGGCCTCGGCGTGCTGATCGCTTCATCGGCTGTCGCACTAATCGGACCTTATTTGCAGAAAATATTGATCAACTCGTCCTTGCAGCCGCCGGAGGGCCAGGACGCCAGCAAGCCGATATTCTTTTTCGCCTTGGGCGCGATGCTGATTGCACTGCTGCTCGGCGAGCTGTTCGGCATCGTTCGAGGACGCATTATGGCCAGTGTCAGCTCCGGGATTGCTGCCGATCTGCGGAAGGTCGTCTATGACAAGCTGCAGAATTTGTCGCTCGGCTTTCTGACATCGCAGCGTTCTGGCGATATAATGAACCGGATTACATCCGATACGGACCGGATCCGGCATCTCATTCAAGAAGTCTGCACGACGGCGATCTTTCAGCTGATCATGCTCGTATCGGCAAGCATTCTGTTGTTCAACGCGGATTGGAAGCTGGCGCTGGTCGTTCTGCTTCCCGCTCCGATCGTCGCGTACATGCATAGGTATATCTGGAAGTACGTGCTATGGAAGCTGTTCCACAAGCAGTGGCGGGTGTACGACAAAGCCAACTCGTTCCTGCATGACGTGCTGAGCGGCATACGCGTGGTGAAAGCGTTCGGCAAGGAAGACGGCGAAATTCTGAAGTTCCGGAAATACAACAGCGAGTTCAGGGATGCCGCGATTAAATCCGAGAAGCTGTTCAGCATTCTGTCGCCGATCACGAACTACTTGATTCAATTGGGTCAATACCTCGTTCTTCTGATCGGCTGCAACATGATTCTGGATAACAAGATGAATTTAGGCGAGCTCATCCAATTCAGCAGCTATGCCGGAATGATTTTCGGGCCGATCGCTTGGATGATGTTCATGCCGCGCTGGGTGGCCAATGCCGTTATCTCGATTGACCGGGTGTTCTCGGTCATCGACGAACAGCCCGAGGTTCTCGATAAGGAGCTTTCCAAGAAGCATACGATTCAAGGAACCATCGCGTTCGACGATGTTGTCTTCGGATACAAGTCTTATGAGCCTGTCTTGAAGCACATCACGTTCGACGTGAAGCAGGGAGAGATGATTGGCTTGGTCGGCCATTCAGGCTCGGGCAAATCAACACTGATCAATCTATTGTCCCGCTTCTATGATGTTACCGATGGCTCGATCCGGATCGATGGGATCGACATCCGGGATATTAAGCAGGAGGATATGCGATCGCAGATTAGCGTCGTGCTTCAAGAAACGTTCCTGTTCAGTGGAACGATCATGGAGAATATCCGTTATTCGAAGCCGGACGCTACGCAAGAGGAAGTTATCCAAGCCGCCAAAATCGCGAATGCCCATGACTTCATCATCAATTTCCCGGATGGGTACGATACGAAGCTGGAGGAGAACGGAAACAATCTATCCGGCGGCGAGAGGCAGAGGCTGGCTATTGCGCGGGCAGTGATGAACAATCCACGGATTCTGATTCTCGATGAAGCGACCGCATCGCTCGATATCGATACCGAGATGGCGATCCAGGAGGCATTGAAGCGGGTAACCAGGAACCGGACGACCATCGCCATCGCGCACAGGCTCGCTACGCTGCGGAATGCGGACCGGCTGCTTGTACTGGAGAAAGGCGAACTCGCTGAGATCGGCACCCATACCGATTTGATGGAGAAGCAAGGCATTTATTATAATCTTATTATGGCTCAGCGCGACATGTCCAAGAAGACGGAGCAGAAGATCGAGCATGCCGTGCAATAG